Proteins found in one Pontibacter sp. SGAir0037 genomic segment:
- a CDS encoding GlxA family transcriptional regulator has protein sequence MKHISILVPKGAILGSLEGSRQLFSQVNTFVQARGEAPLFNVQLVGLSRETPLSGGLFTVNTDKVLEDVDKTDLIIIPAVDGDLQVALENNKAFFPWITRQYNQGAEVASLCLGAFILASTGLLKGRKCATHWMASNAFRAMFPDVNLVTEKIITDEQGIYSSGGAFSYLNLILYLIEKYAGKELAILSAKIFAIEIDRVSQTQFVIFQGQKEHGEEQIRKVQEYIEANFQEKMTVEELAAMSFLSRRNFERRFKKATSNTVMEYIQRVKIEAAKSTLESTQENVNEVMYSVGYTDTKAFRTTFKKITGISPAAYRNKYNKEAAVVMH, from the coding sequence ATGAAGCACATATCTATTCTGGTACCAAAGGGAGCGATCTTAGGCAGCCTGGAAGGTTCCCGCCAATTATTTTCACAGGTTAACACCTTCGTGCAGGCAAGGGGAGAAGCGCCTTTGTTTAACGTGCAACTGGTTGGCCTTTCCAGGGAAACGCCTTTGAGTGGCGGCCTGTTTACGGTGAACACCGATAAGGTGCTGGAGGATGTAGACAAAACTGATCTCATTATTATTCCCGCCGTTGATGGAGACCTGCAGGTGGCACTGGAGAACAACAAAGCTTTTTTCCCCTGGATTACCAGGCAGTACAACCAGGGGGCCGAGGTAGCCAGCTTGTGCCTGGGTGCTTTTATACTGGCTTCAACGGGATTATTAAAAGGCCGTAAATGTGCCACCCACTGGATGGCTTCCAATGCTTTTCGGGCAATGTTTCCGGATGTAAACCTGGTAACCGAAAAGATCATTACCGATGAGCAGGGAATTTACTCCAGCGGTGGTGCCTTCTCTTACCTAAACCTGATCCTGTACCTGATCGAGAAATACGCAGGCAAAGAACTCGCCATCCTTTCTGCCAAAATTTTTGCTATCGAAATCGATCGCGTCAGCCAGACGCAGTTTGTTATTTTCCAGGGACAGAAAGAACACGGAGAAGAGCAGATCCGGAAGGTACAGGAGTATATAGAGGCTAATTTCCAGGAAAAGATGACGGTGGAGGAACTGGCTGCCATGTCTTTTCTGAGCCGGAGAAATTTTGAGCGCCGGTTTAAAAAGGCAACTTCCAATACAGTAATGGAATACATCCAGCGGGTAAAGATAGAAGCTGCTAAATCAACCCTGGAGTCTACGCAGGAAAACGTAAATGAAGTAATGTACTCCGTTGGTTATACCGATACCAAAGCTTTTAGAACGACTTTCAAAAAGATAACCGGCATTTCACCGGCAGCTTACCGCAACAAGTATAACAAAGAGGCAGCAGTGGTAATGCATTAA
- a CDS encoding NUDIX domain-containing protein translates to MNGQDKDKRDQKMVNKENYLAHISLDCVLFGFHENQLKVLLLKMKHNQQWALAGGFVKQQEPIEEAASRILKERTGINNIFLQQFYVFSNPDRSELHLNTDQLTSISDSNFAEDWFRQRFISIGFYALVEFSQVTPTPDPLSEACTWWDLEEIGSLMMDHNQILLKALETLRMQLNHQPIGYNLLPDKFTIPELQRLYEAILGKKLDRRNFQRKIMAYNILRKLDERRSGVAHKAPDLYSFDLEKYHQALQDGLRGGW, encoded by the coding sequence ATGAATGGGCAGGATAAAGACAAGCGCGACCAAAAAATGGTAAACAAAGAAAACTACCTGGCACACATCTCCTTGGATTGTGTTTTGTTCGGGTTTCATGAAAACCAGCTGAAGGTATTGCTGCTGAAGATGAAACACAACCAGCAATGGGCTCTGGCAGGAGGTTTTGTGAAACAGCAGGAGCCTATAGAAGAGGCCGCCAGCCGTATACTGAAAGAGCGCACCGGCATCAACAACATCTTTTTGCAGCAGTTCTACGTGTTCAGCAATCCCGATAGGTCTGAGCTTCATCTGAACACCGATCAGCTTACGTCCATCTCCGACAGTAACTTTGCTGAAGACTGGTTTAGACAACGCTTTATTTCCATTGGATTTTATGCCCTGGTAGAATTTTCGCAGGTAACGCCCACACCCGATCCATTGTCGGAGGCCTGTACCTGGTGGGACCTGGAAGAGATTGGTTCTCTGATGATGGACCATAACCAGATCTTGCTGAAGGCACTTGAAACGCTAAGGATGCAGTTAAACCACCAGCCCATCGGGTATAACCTGCTACCGGATAAGTTTACCATTCCGGAGCTTCAGCGGCTCTACGAAGCAATTCTGGGTAAGAAGCTGGACCGTCGCAACTTTCAGCGCAAGATCATGGCCTATAACATCCTCCGGAAGTTGGATGAACGCCGCAGTGGTGTGGCCCACAAAGCCCCGGACCTGTATAGCTTCGATCTGGAGAAATACCACCAGGCACTGCAGGACGGCTTGCGGGGAGGCTGGTAA
- the pulA gene encoding type I pullulanase, whose protein sequence is MTHFHYSAFAQEHPAFAETDLWTSYTPQKTTFKIWSPAAQQVELKLYRKGDGGEAYQKAIMKQQANGLWQITVDQNLAGVYYTYQVKTKEQWLDETPGIYAQAVGVNGKRAMVTDLATTNPAGWEYDKGPAVASPNAIVLYEAHVRDLTISPSAGSSAPGKFLGLAAQGTKNPGGLATGLDHIKELGITHIHLLPSFDYKSVDETATVPQYNWGYDPQNYNVPEGSYATDPYQAEVRIREFKQMVKALHDNGLGVVMDVVYNHTGETEKSNFNLEVPGYYYRQTPEGDWSDASACGNETASERPIMRHYIIESCKYWAKEYHIDGFRFDLMAIHDIETMNQLTAELKKINPNIVVYGEGWTAGKSPLPDNRKALKANTYQMHQVAAFSDDLRDGLKGSVFEDTSKGFVSGASHTEESVKFGIVGSTRHPQVNPQLVNYSKEFWASQPWQAVSYVSCHDNHTLYDKLKISCPEATAEELKQMNLLADAVVLTSQGIPFIHAGAEMLRTKKGEHNSYNLPDSINQIDWNWKTDHQDVFYYYKNLIALRKAHPAFRMPAATMLQQHLAFVATEPGLIGYQLKDHAHGDTWSTIMVYYNARKEAVHVPLQGEWRIAAQGKEIDLAGGKQVKGEVRIPAISTLILFQE, encoded by the coding sequence TTGACCCACTTTCACTATAGCGCCTTTGCGCAGGAACACCCTGCATTTGCCGAAACAGACCTCTGGACAAGCTATACGCCCCAGAAGACTACTTTTAAAATCTGGTCGCCTGCTGCGCAGCAAGTAGAGCTGAAACTATACCGGAAGGGTGATGGCGGAGAGGCCTATCAGAAAGCCATTATGAAGCAGCAGGCAAATGGCCTCTGGCAGATTACAGTAGATCAGAACCTGGCAGGCGTATACTATACCTACCAGGTGAAAACCAAAGAGCAATGGCTTGATGAAACACCGGGTATCTATGCCCAGGCCGTTGGTGTAAACGGCAAGCGTGCCATGGTAACAGACCTGGCTACCACCAATCCGGCCGGGTGGGAATACGATAAGGGGCCGGCTGTTGCATCACCGAACGCCATCGTGCTGTACGAGGCCCATGTGCGTGACCTGACCATCAGCCCAAGTGCCGGCAGCTCTGCCCCGGGCAAGTTTCTGGGTCTTGCAGCACAGGGAACAAAAAATCCCGGTGGGCTGGCAACGGGCCTGGACCACATCAAGGAACTCGGCATTACGCACATCCACCTGCTCCCCTCCTTCGACTATAAATCCGTAGATGAAACAGCCACTGTGCCGCAGTACAACTGGGGCTACGATCCTCAGAATTATAATGTACCGGAAGGCTCTTATGCAACAGATCCTTATCAGGCGGAGGTGCGCATCCGGGAATTCAAGCAGATGGTGAAGGCCCTGCACGACAATGGGCTGGGCGTAGTGATGGATGTAGTTTACAACCATACCGGGGAGACAGAGAAATCAAACTTTAACCTGGAGGTACCCGGCTACTATTACAGGCAAACACCGGAAGGCGACTGGTCGGATGCTTCGGCCTGCGGCAACGAAACCGCCAGCGAACGCCCCATAATGCGCCACTATATCATTGAGTCGTGCAAGTACTGGGCTAAAGAGTATCACATAGACGGCTTTCGCTTCGACCTGATGGCTATCCATGATATAGAAACCATGAACCAGCTTACAGCAGAACTGAAAAAAATTAACCCGAACATTGTAGTGTACGGAGAAGGCTGGACGGCAGGCAAAAGTCCTTTGCCCGACAACCGGAAAGCATTAAAAGCCAATACCTACCAGATGCACCAGGTGGCTGCCTTCAGCGACGATTTGCGTGATGGCTTAAAAGGCTCTGTTTTCGAAGATACCTCCAAAGGTTTTGTTAGCGGCGCCTCCCACACAGAAGAATCAGTTAAGTTCGGAATAGTTGGCAGCACCAGACACCCGCAGGTAAACCCACAGCTGGTAAACTATTCTAAAGAGTTCTGGGCCAGCCAGCCCTGGCAGGCGGTTTCCTATGTTTCCTGCCACGACAACCATACCCTCTACGACAAGCTGAAAATCTCCTGCCCCGAGGCAACAGCGGAAGAACTAAAGCAGATGAATTTATTGGCCGATGCTGTCGTACTAACGTCGCAGGGCATTCCTTTTATACATGCAGGTGCCGAAATGCTGCGCACGAAAAAAGGGGAGCACAACAGCTATAATCTCCCCGACAGCATCAACCAGATCGACTGGAACTGGAAAACGGATCACCAGGATGTGTTCTATTATTACAAAAACCTGATAGCGCTGCGCAAAGCGCATCCGGCCTTCCGGATGCCTGCTGCTACTATGCTGCAACAACATTTGGCCTTTGTCGCCACCGAACCCGGCCTGATCGGCTATCAGCTGAAAGACCATGCCCACGGCGATACCTGGAGCACTATCATGGTGTATTACAATGCCAGAAAAGAAGCTGTTCATGTTCCTTTACAGGGTGAATGGCGCATTGCGGCCCAGGGCAAAGAAATTGATTTGGCGGGTGGTAAACAGGTAAAAGGGGAAGTCCGGATTCCGGCCATTTCCACGCTGATCCTGTTCCAGGAGTAG